A stretch of the uncultured Cohaesibacter sp. genome encodes the following:
- a CDS encoding extracellular solute-binding protein, translating to MNFLKIAAASTVLSLMSGVAHAQTEITWWHAMGGQLGETVNAIAEKFNASQSDYKITPVFKGGYEDTLTAGIAAFRAGEQPNIMQVFDAGSATIIGAKGATIPVQDLFADNGIAFNIEDYISGVRYFYADNDGKMIGMPFNSSSPIMYYNEDALKKAGVTAPVTYEEFEKVTAPALKDAGYVPFAQSHLPWEFVENFFSRHNLPFATNNNGYAGAEGTKILINSKEQKMHWTAVKKWLEQGYFGFYGTSWGDNQSQFEDGNVAMWIGSSGSFGGLLQKNLPFKWSATNLPYWESITKEGYQTFIGGAALFAMSGKSAEENKATAAFFKFMSSPEIQYFWHKESGYVPITTAAYELAKKDGHYDRFPAAEVGIKQLSLQSGENTRGYRMGFYVQIRDVENREFTRFLNGETDIDSALATIEKDGNALLDRFSKTQK from the coding sequence ATGAACTTCTTGAAAATCGCAGCAGCCAGCACCGTGCTGAGCCTGATGTCCGGCGTTGCCCACGCCCAAACCGAAATCACCTGGTGGCACGCAATGGGCGGTCAGCTGGGAGAAACTGTCAACGCGATTGCTGAAAAATTCAATGCGTCCCAGAGCGATTACAAAATCACCCCGGTTTTCAAGGGTGGCTACGAAGACACTCTGACCGCTGGCATCGCCGCCTTCCGCGCTGGCGAACAGCCAAACATCATGCAGGTCTTCGATGCTGGTTCCGCAACCATCATCGGTGCCAAAGGCGCAACCATTCCCGTGCAGGATCTGTTCGCTGACAATGGCATCGCCTTCAACATCGAAGACTATATCTCCGGTGTTCGTTATTTCTATGCTGACAATGACGGCAAAATGATCGGCATGCCATTCAACTCTTCTTCCCCGATCATGTATTACAATGAAGACGCTCTGAAAAAAGCTGGCGTCACCGCTCCAGTCACCTATGAAGAGTTCGAAAAAGTCACAGCACCGGCTCTGAAAGACGCTGGTTACGTTCCTTTTGCACAGTCTCACTTGCCTTGGGAATTTGTTGAGAATTTCTTCTCCCGCCACAATCTGCCATTCGCAACCAACAACAATGGTTATGCTGGCGCGGAAGGCACCAAAATCCTGATCAACTCCAAAGAACAGAAAATGCACTGGACAGCTGTCAAGAAATGGCTGGAACAGGGGTATTTCGGCTTCTACGGCACCTCTTGGGGTGACAATCAGTCTCAGTTTGAAGATGGCAATGTTGCCATGTGGATCGGGTCTTCGGGCTCCTTTGGCGGTCTTCTTCAGAAAAATCTGCCATTCAAATGGTCTGCAACCAACCTGCCTTATTGGGAATCCATCACCAAGGAAGGCTACCAGACCTTCATCGGTGGTGCTGCCCTGTTCGCCATGTCCGGCAAATCTGCAGAAGAAAACAAAGCAACCGCTGCTTTCTTCAAATTTATGTCTTCTCCTGAAATCCAGTATTTCTGGCACAAAGAATCCGGTTACGTGCCGATCACCACAGCAGCTTATGAGCTGGCTAAAAAAGATGGCCACTATGACCGCTTCCCGGCCGCTGAAGTTGGCATCAAGCAGCTCTCTCTGCAGTCTGGCGAGAATACCCGCGGTTATCGCATGGGCTTCTATGTTCAGATCCGCGACGTCGAAAACCGCGAATTTACCCGCTTCCTGAACGGGGAAACCGACATCGACAGCGCCCTGGCTACCATCGAAAAAGACGGCAACGCGCTTCTTGATCGCTTCTCCAAGACCCAGAAATAA
- a CDS encoding threonine/serine dehydratase — MTDKLAISIDDIHQAAQRLLGYAVRTPLLEFEALNARVGKRVLVKFEGVQRTGSFKFRGAYNRLSALAPADRAKGVIAWSSGNHAQGVAAAAKLLGMPATIVMPADAPAIKMNNTKGFGARVVTYDRYSESREDIAFALAEESGAVVVPSYNDPFVIAGQGTVGLEMVEQAKDAKASIGAVLACCGGGGLTSGIATAIKAHHPDASVYSVEPEGFDSTARSLTSPEPVGNAPDARSICDALQSPYPGQMTLEINKKLLSGGLAVSDAEIKEAMRFAFTDMKLVTEPGGAAALTAAFCGRVPDFDGDLVLVISGANVDPELFCSILSGS, encoded by the coding sequence ATGACTGATAAACTTGCCATTTCCATTGACGATATTCATCAAGCCGCCCAGCGTTTGCTGGGCTATGCGGTCCGCACACCATTGCTCGAATTCGAAGCCCTCAATGCGCGGGTCGGCAAGCGCGTGCTTGTCAAGTTCGAAGGGGTGCAGCGCACTGGCTCGTTCAAATTTCGTGGGGCCTATAACCGTCTTTCAGCCCTTGCTCCGGCGGATCGGGCCAAGGGTGTGATTGCCTGGTCATCGGGCAATCATGCGCAAGGGGTCGCGGCTGCCGCCAAGCTGCTCGGCATGCCAGCGACCATCGTTATGCCCGCCGATGCCCCCGCGATTAAGATGAATAACACCAAGGGCTTTGGCGCCCGGGTCGTGACCTATGACCGCTACAGCGAATCTCGCGAGGACATTGCCTTTGCACTGGCCGAGGAATCGGGCGCAGTGGTGGTGCCCAGTTACAATGATCCCTTCGTCATTGCCGGTCAGGGGACGGTCGGGCTGGAAATGGTGGAGCAGGCAAAGGATGCCAAGGCCTCCATTGGTGCTGTGCTTGCCTGTTGTGGCGGCGGTGGTTTGACCTCGGGCATTGCCACGGCGATCAAAGCCCATCATCCAGACGCTTCGGTCTATTCGGTGGAACCGGAAGGCTTTGACAGCACGGCCCGGTCTCTCACCAGCCCCGAGCCCGTTGGCAATGCGCCAGACGCCCGCTCTATCTGCGACGCCCTCCAATCTCCCTATCCGGGGCAGATGACACTGGAGATCAACAAGAAGCTGCTTTCTGGCGGTCTGGCGGTCAGTGATGCGGAAATCAAGGAAGCGATGCGCTTTGCCTTCACCGACATGAAGCTGGTCACCGAGCCGGGCGGTGCCGCTGCGCTCACGGCAGCATTTTGCGGCAGGGTGCCGGATTTTGATGGCGATCTGGTGCTGGTCATTTCCGGAGCCAACGTGGATCCTGAGCTCTTTTGCTCTATTTTATCCGGCAGCTGA
- a CDS encoding glycerophosphodiester phosphodiesterase family protein, with protein sequence MQDRSLFGSLAQKPAIVAHRGYWQTAPENSLASIDAAAFAGFDMAAIDIQKSEDGVYFLMHDEMLTRMTGTEFPCNHLSIARLQAMPLKRGQGGSGAGFSHHGIPTLAEALKLARGRIGLNLCVKHGDDLVSVAQLVAKMEMQGEALIKVNVQSADEACHMQALEEEYGLMVMARTRFDARNCSGMIKQLKAAGVKVVKARFDSLYTLVSHRADFEKAGIALWVNTHDRVACCGFSDKAALKDPDAIWGSLTQAGFAAIQTDAPEALAAWRQSRLRAWGQPGASDAPRLPM encoded by the coding sequence ATGCAGGACCGCAGCCTGTTTGGCTCACTCGCTCAGAAACCGGCCATTGTTGCCCATCGCGGTTACTGGCAGACCGCGCCGGAAAATAGCCTTGCTTCCATCGATGCGGCTGCTTTTGCAGGCTTTGACATGGCCGCAATCGACATTCAAAAAAGCGAAGATGGCGTCTATTTTCTGATGCATGATGAAATGCTGACCCGAATGACGGGCACAGAATTTCCCTGCAATCATCTCTCCATTGCCCGGTTGCAGGCGATGCCCTTGAAGCGGGGGCAGGGCGGCAGCGGGGCCGGCTTCAGTCATCATGGCATCCCGACTCTGGCTGAAGCACTCAAGCTGGCAAGGGGACGGATTGGCCTCAATCTCTGCGTCAAGCACGGCGACGATCTGGTTTCAGTCGCCCAATTGGTGGCCAAGATGGAGATGCAGGGGGAGGCCTTGATCAAGGTGAATGTGCAGTCCGCGGATGAAGCCTGCCATATGCAGGCCCTGGAAGAAGAATACGGCCTGATGGTCATGGCGAGGACACGGTTCGACGCCCGCAATTGCAGCGGCATGATCAAACAATTGAAGGCCGCCGGCGTCAAGGTCGTGAAAGCGCGATTTGACAGTCTCTATACCCTTGTCAGTCACCGTGCTGACTTTGAGAAAGCGGGCATAGCCCTCTGGGTCAACACCCATGATCGGGTCGCCTGTTGCGGCTTTTCCGATAAGGCGGCTTTAAAGGATCCTGATGCGATTTGGGGCAGTTTGACCCAAGCGGGCTTTGCCGCCATTCAAACTGACGCGCCCGAAGCACTGGCTGCATGGCGACAAAGCCGTCTGCGTGCATGGGGTCAGCCCGGGGCCAGTGATGCCCCACGGCTGCCTATGTGA
- a CDS encoding LacI family DNA-binding transcriptional regulator, whose translation MSNTSDEAQKEHGRGRRVTASDVAKAARVSRSAVSRAFTPEAYLDKDKRALILKTAHRLGYRPNALAASLQGNSTNLVGVVAGSLDNLYDSEFLAKLVGALNQANKWPLVLGGGDHGMEESILSILNYPLDALIIRGGSLPSSLIEMCTKLNIPLLFSGRVVDAPFTDCVCCRNEAGAALAVDHLVERGRTAFGFLGGPSSRSSTLERLGGMEQRLHHHGLTLQARHFCDYSYENGQKAVKEMLAQAELDALLCANDAMALGALAAFRALPDLSVPEDVSIVGFDDVALAAWPDFNLTTLRNPIDQTVTEILRLLEERLAQPDKANEVVLVDPILMLRGTD comes from the coding sequence ATGTCGAACACAAGTGATGAAGCCCAGAAAGAGCATGGCCGCGGGCGCCGGGTGACGGCGTCCGATGTGGCGAAAGCCGCCCGTGTCTCCCGGTCGGCCGTCTCGCGCGCCTTCACGCCAGAGGCTTATCTCGACAAGGACAAGAGGGCGCTGATCCTGAAAACCGCCCACAGGCTTGGCTATCGCCCGAATGCTTTGGCCGCCAGCCTGCAAGGCAACAGCACCAATCTGGTGGGCGTCGTGGCCGGTTCGCTCGATAATCTTTATGATTCTGAATTTCTCGCCAAACTGGTTGGCGCGCTTAATCAGGCCAACAAATGGCCTTTGGTGCTGGGAGGCGGGGATCACGGCATGGAAGAGTCGATCCTCTCGATCCTCAATTATCCCCTTGATGCACTCATCATAAGAGGCGGCAGCCTGCCCTCTTCCCTGATCGAGATGTGCACCAAACTGAACATTCCCTTGCTTTTCTCCGGCCGTGTGGTGGATGCGCCTTTCACGGATTGCGTCTGTTGTCGTAATGAGGCAGGCGCAGCACTGGCGGTGGATCATTTGGTTGAGCGAGGGCGCACGGCCTTTGGCTTTCTGGGTGGGCCATCATCGCGCTCTTCGACCCTTGAACGGCTCGGCGGCATGGAGCAAAGGCTTCACCATCACGGCTTGACGCTTCAGGCCAGGCACTTTTGCGACTATAGCTATGAGAATGGCCAGAAGGCGGTCAAGGAGATGCTGGCACAGGCCGAGCTTGATGCCCTTCTTTGCGCCAATGATGCGATGGCGCTGGGGGCGCTGGCTGCGTTTCGCGCCTTGCCTGATCTGTCTGTGCCTGAAGATGTGTCGATTGTCGGCTTTGACGATGTGGCACTTGCTGCTTGGCCAGATTTCAATCTGACAACCCTGCGCAATCCAATTGACCAGACCGTTACGGAAATTCTTCGCCTGCTGGAAGAAAGACTGGCGCAGCCAGACAAGGCCAATGAAGTGGTGTTGGTCGATCCGATCTTGATGCTACGCGGCACCGATTAG